A single genomic interval of Mycolicibacterium holsaticum DSM 44478 = JCM 12374 harbors:
- a CDS encoding nuclear transport factor 2 family protein encodes MSSSFEERVQIAKDFLDSIGNLDFDRVERHLAPDAVMVLPFVEEVPPTRGSAAIADQLRDSVPAMFDRMNFTYDEWYDVRDAEWLIAEYHSESPQRNTGSVYRNAYITVFRFEGNKIALYKEYLNPLKFVGFTEPVHGS; translated from the coding sequence GTGTCGTCGAGCTTTGAGGAACGGGTCCAGATCGCCAAGGATTTCCTCGACAGCATCGGGAATTTGGATTTCGACCGCGTCGAGCGCCATCTGGCCCCAGATGCCGTGATGGTGTTGCCGTTCGTCGAGGAAGTGCCGCCAACACGCGGAAGCGCCGCGATCGCCGATCAGTTGCGTGATTCGGTGCCGGCGATGTTCGATCGGATGAATTTCACCTATGACGAGTGGTACGACGTGCGCGACGCCGAATGGCTGATAGCGGAATACCACAGCGAATCTCCGCAGAGAAATACCGGAAGCGTCTACCGGAACGCCTACATCACCGTCTTTCGCTTCGAGGGAAACAAGATCGCCCTGTACAAGGAGTATCTGAACCCCCTGAAGTTCGTCGGCTTCACCGAGCCGGTTCACGGAAGTTAG